One genomic segment of bacterium BMS3Abin14 includes these proteins:
- the arnC_1 gene encoding undecaprenyl-phosphate 4-deoxy-4-formamido-L-arabinose transferase encodes MDLSIIIPAYNEEANLPDLIAGIQEVMSDMTGNYEILVVNDASTDDTAKAGESAGAKVVSHPYNIGNGAAVKTGIRRAAGEKIVLMDGDGQHRPEVIPPLLKELDDYDLVVAARSGKSHAGAHRLAANTIYNWMASYVTKFKILDLTSGFRATRRKTARRYLYLLPNTFSYPTTMTMSYLRSGLRLKYVPIDAPPRGKGSSSKIRLFADGTRFFLIITKIATLYSPFRVFLPLSGALFLTGGGYYLYTFLTSHRFSNMSMLLFTSSLIIFMLGLVSEQISQLRMDRSEETDAE; translated from the coding sequence ATGGACCTGAGCATCATCATTCCCGCATATAACGAGGAAGCGAACCTGCCCGATCTCATTGCCGGCATCCAGGAAGTGATGTCCGATATGACCGGTAATTACGAGATTCTCGTTGTAAACGATGCCTCCACCGATGACACGGCAAAAGCCGGGGAAAGTGCCGGGGCAAAGGTGGTGTCCCACCCCTACAATATCGGCAACGGCGCCGCGGTGAAGACGGGGATACGGCGGGCCGCCGGGGAAAAGATCGTCCTCATGGACGGTGACGGCCAGCACCGGCCCGAAGTGATACCTCCGCTGCTTAAGGAACTGGACGATTACGATCTCGTCGTCGCCGCCCGGTCAGGCAAAAGCCACGCGGGCGCCCACCGGCTGGCTGCAAACACCATTTACAACTGGATGGCATCCTACGTGACGAAATTCAAAATACTCGACCTGACATCGGGGTTCCGAGCCACAAGGAGAAAGACGGCCAGGCGCTACCTGTATCTCCTTCCCAACACTTTCTCCTACCCCACGACCATGACCATGTCCTACCTGCGATCGGGACTCAGGTTGAAGTATGTGCCCATCGACGCACCACCGAGAGGCAAAGGTTCCAGCAGCAAGATCCGTCTTTTCGCCGACGGAACGCGCTTCTTCCTCATCATCACCAAGATCGCGACCCTGTACTCACCTTTCAGGGTCTTCCTTCCCCTGAGCGGGGCCCTGTTCCTCACAGGGGGGGGGTATTACCTTTACACATTCCTGACATCGCACCGGTTTTCCAACATGTCCATGCTTCTGTTCACATCATCCCTGATCATCTTCATGCTGGGCCTGGTCTCGGAGCAGATCAGCCAACTGCGAATGGACAGGAGTGAGGAAACCGACGCGGAGTGA